A section of the Paramisgurnus dabryanus chromosome 4, PD_genome_1.1, whole genome shotgun sequence genome encodes:
- the LOC135752374 gene encoding uncharacterized protein: protein MNEVLSVFSLQYSRGRSAAVKSADKPTKERKKERARVRGVCVSSVFFSLECFIECKQSLVSVYFSVDDEMDLMWCKSGTDQGLQDEESTDQTSTESLDSVCNAGEQQQILQTKLKMCSVKPIDCRNLVMKIKTEPTEIKTEPTEIKTEPTADEYEDKHSDGHDFVLSDVKSESCLDGEITSSTSEERLTAQTVSCITGGETLSSQRHLERKHSDQKYHLKKHTSERLYQCSECGKTFRKSSLLKSHLNIHSDEKPFQCSHCDKCFRHKSHLIVHERIHTGEKPHHCNFCEKSFNRHDSLVSHQRIHTGEKPHHCNVCGKSFHQLVNLVSHQRTHTGEKPYKCSQCEKTFTQSSNLKAHQRLHTGEKPYVCSICGERFAYSGSLQHHQKKHTI from the exons ATGAATGAAGTGTTGAGTGTcttctctctccagtacagcaggGGGCGCTCTGCAGCTGTTAAGTCCGCCGATAAAcccactaaagaaagaaagaaagaaagagctcGCGTTAGAGGTGTTTGTGTAtcctcagtgtttttctctcttgagtgttttattgagtgtaaacagagtcttgtctctgtgtattttagtgttgatgATGAGATGGATTTGATGTGGTGTAAATCAGGAACTGATCAGGGCTTACAGGATGAGGAATCTactgatcaaacctccacagagtctctggattctgtctgtaacgctggagaacagcagcagatcctgcaaaccaaactcaagatgtgttcagtcaaacCCATCGACTGCAGGAACCTCGTGATGAagatcaaaactgaacccacagaaataaaaactgaacccacagaaataaaaactgaaccTACAGCAGATGAATATGAAGACAAACACAGTGATGGTCATGATTTTGTTCTGTCAG atgtaAAGAGTGAATCGTGTTTGGATGGAGAAATAACGTCCTCAACATCAGAAGAGCGACTGACTGCACAAACAGTTTCCTGCATCACCGGTGGAGAGACATTGAGCTCACAGAGACATTTAGAAAGAAAACACTCGGATCAGAAATATCATCTGAAGAAACACACGAGTGAGAGGCTGTATCAGTGCAGTGAATGTGGAAAAACCTTCAGGAAATCAAGTCTTCTAAAATCACACCTGAATATTCACTCTGATGAGAAACCTTTTCAATGTTCACACTGCGATAAATGTTTCCGTCATAAATCTCATCTGATAGTCCATGAGAGaattcatactggagagaaacctcatcactgtaatTTTTGTGAAAAGAGTTTTAATCGACATGACAGTTTAGTGTCACACCAGAGaattcatactggagagaaacctcatcactgtaatgtttgtgggaagagttttcaTCAACTTGTTAATTTAGTTTcacaccagagaactcatacaggtgaaaaaccttacaaatgctctcaatGTGAGAAGACGTTTACTCAGTCAAGTAACTTAAAAGCCCACCAGAGACTTcatactggagaaaaaccttacgtctgctcgatctgtggagagagatttGCTTATTCTGGAAGTCTTCAGCATCATCAGAAGAAACATACTATATAA